GTAGTTTCGAAAAACGACATCACCTCCGCTGTCGTCGCTGAGACTTATGTTTCACCTTCCGACTTTTCGGATCCGCTGGATTTCATCCGACAGCGCTCGTCGCTGGAGATCCATCGCATGGATGAGCTCGATACGATCCTGGTGAGCAAACTCGCCTGCGGTTTCGATCGAGACAGCATCGACGGCTTGACCTTGTTGCTGCGCAAAATTTCGGAAGGCCATTTGCCGGGCCTCAAATATCTGGTTTTCGACTTTGCGCATTGCGACGACGCTCGAGCTGTCGCAGCAGAAGGCTTCGACGAGTTGGCGTCGGCGACCGCCCGCCTCATTCTCGAGGCTCCGGTGATCTCGATCGCATGGGCGAGAACCTATCTGAACGGAGCGGATCTCGACTTCGCATTATCCTGCTCGATGATGGTCGCGGATCGCCATGCGCGTTTCTGCTTCGACGCGGATCTGGCGTCGGCCATCGGCGTCTATGGCGCGCTCGCGCAAAAGCTCGGCTTCGTGAAGGCGGAGCGGCTCATGGAGAATGGCGAGGTGCTGACCGCCGAGCAGATGCAGGAGCTCTGCCTGGTCAAGCACATCGTCGAGAACGACGAAGGCCTATTGGGAGCGGAGAGCTATGTGCGGCAGTGCGGCCGCCGCTACAACGCCTCCTACAGCATGTTTCGCGCGCAGCGCATCAGCGCGCCGCCGGTTCGCCGGCAGAGCCCGGCGGCCCCGGCGAGCCGGCGCGTCTGATCTCTGGAACGGGAAAAAATCGGGCGGAGCGCCCGCGGCTCTCGTGGGCGCTCCGCCGACCGTCAGGCGACGACCTTCAGCTTGCCGCCGCGCGTCATTCCGGCAAAGAGCAGCGCGAGCTCCGCCTGCGGCTTCGCCATGCTGAAGAGAAAACCTTGCATCAAATGCACATTTTTGGCGAGGAGGAGCGCTCGCTGCTCATGGGTCTCTACGCCCTCCGCGACGAGATCGATGCCGAGCTCGGCGGTCAGAAGTGAGACCGCGCCAATGATCGCCTGGGTCTTGCTCGAGGCGCTCAGCTCCGACACGAAACTGCGATCGAGCTTCACCTTGTCGACGGGGAAGCGGTTCAAATAGCCCAAGCTGCTG
This genomic window from Methylosinus sp. H3A contains:
- a CDS encoding enoyl-CoA hydratase, translating into MNAVVSKNDITSAVVAETYVSPSDFSDPLDFIRQRSSLEIHRMDELDTILVSKLACGFDRDSIDGLTLLLRKISEGHLPGLKYLVFDFAHCDDARAVAAEGFDELASATARLILEAPVISIAWARTYLNGADLDFALSCSMMVADRHARFCFDADLASAIGVYGALAQKLGFVKAERLMENGEVLTAEQMQELCLVKHIVENDEGLLGAESYVRQCGRRYNASYSMFRAQRISAPPVRRQSPAAPASRRV